From the Oleiharenicola lentus genome, one window contains:
- a CDS encoding family 43 glycosylhydrolase, with the protein MNSFARQLALVTFLLTLFAPIRAAASLDPTALREALESHDRAVHIHDNWIRDPFITLQPDGWYYLTGTTLEAGMDGIVGIYLWRSLDLANWEPLPRLWRFEDSSWINLSQPVKHRAGKLLVWAPELHRVGDRWAVVHTTNNGFANLLRTAGPELNTPLDEPMGASFGGRHDPSIFVHEDGTPWLVWGVLSLQPLKPDLSGYAGPQINLAPSDRRMGHEGSYIIKIGTKYVWFGTAWSTDQMRKGTYNLYYATADKLTGPYGPRRFAGRFLGHGTPFQDKQGRWWCTAFYNANVPPIADEQAHAEFSDNAYTLNRQGTTLVPLDVTIAPDGEVSVRAKDPRYASPGPEEVQKFQP; encoded by the coding sequence ATGAATTCGTTCGCTCGCCAACTAGCTCTCGTCACCTTTCTGCTCACTCTGTTCGCACCCATCCGGGCTGCCGCCAGTCTGGATCCAACCGCTCTCCGTGAGGCTCTCGAGAGCCACGACCGCGCCGTCCACATCCACGATAATTGGATCCGCGACCCTTTCATCACCCTTCAGCCCGACGGTTGGTATTACCTCACAGGCACCACGCTCGAAGCCGGCATGGATGGCATCGTCGGCATCTATCTCTGGCGGAGTCTTGACCTCGCCAACTGGGAGCCCCTGCCCCGCCTGTGGCGATTCGAAGACTCGTCGTGGATCAATCTTTCCCAACCCGTCAAACACCGTGCTGGAAAGCTGCTCGTGTGGGCGCCCGAACTGCATCGGGTCGGTGATCGCTGGGCCGTCGTCCACACCACCAACAACGGCTTCGCCAACCTCCTGCGCACCGCCGGTCCCGAACTGAACACACCGCTGGACGAGCCGATGGGCGCAAGCTTCGGCGGTCGCCACGATCCCTCGATCTTCGTGCATGAGGATGGCACGCCCTGGCTTGTCTGGGGCGTCCTTTCCCTGCAGCCCCTCAAGCCCGACCTCAGCGGCTACGCCGGCCCACAGATCAATCTGGCACCCAGCGATCGCAGGATGGGCCATGAGGGTTCCTACATCATAAAAATCGGAACCAAATATGTCTGGTTTGGCACCGCCTGGTCCACCGACCAGATGCGCAAAGGCACCTACAACCTCTACTACGCCACCGCCGATAAACTCACCGGACCCTACGGCCCGCGCCGTTTCGCCGGCCGCTTCCTCGGCCATGGCACGCCGTTCCAAGACAAACAGGGCCGCTGGTGGTGCACCGCCTTCTACAACGCCAATGTGCCCCCGATCGCCGATGAGCAGGCCCACGCGGAGTTCTCCGACAACGCCTACACCCTTAACCGCCAAGGCACCACGCTAGTCCCGCTTGACGTCACCATCGCCCCAGACGGCGAAGTGAGCGTTCGCGCCAAGGATCCCCGCTACGCCTCCCCCGGTCCGGAAGAGGTCCAAAAATTCCAACCCTGA
- a CDS encoding beta-mannosidase, producing the protein MAAKAAWTTTELSAGWRIKSLAPGGEVPIALLTEAATGQGADWLSVNQMPRMVHEVLLDHKQIEAPWLPGKTAACAWVAERDWVYATRFTAPDPASPAYLRFDGLDTIVAIWLNGKKIAETQNMFVAHRLPLAGHLQKDNTLVLHFRSVFAPADGKLKPLSQYRGQPVRRSDQNYLNYLGPDQLLSRVGVFDRIALQTTEGSELSETIVAASVDETLQHGRLTVDVSGVTGARPTQVTTRLLDASGQTLDTQSTAITVDPEGNFTVQLLLSIAQPRLWWPRGYGDQPLYTVETALVVDGHDHQVVRKKVGFRRITQSSPLHFVVNNVPVRLWGGCWVTPDCHTAVWDPTRADRLFALAENAHFNAFRVWGVVEPPRDEFYELADTRGFLIWQDFPSLPLGPSPTNRAQSLADAEFMLKRLQHHPSILSWCGGNENALWHHPEYNGKLEDRGPWPGQATAEEVGELCRRLDPDRYFQPTSPYGGIDPNDPQQINTHGYTNLWYVPGYDYLNFASEDTRIAAPTLATVKRMMHPADVWPAGYSALFKPGTVYPFPQEWLKYTTSFSWKKTGPIEQYYDATDAASLVHRLGMAESQYYTETVERQRRGRAADDPTDRRRCGGYLVWKFNDSWPQIYSGKVDYFLEPYHAYYGLRRAFAPVMLSFEIGTYVWLWAVNDSPSPVSGTISIELFHLEQNRVRKTITRPVQLAPGRSQVVVRLDQAGIGSFRREHILSATLTTADGRELARTVALADIERNVAFPAATLEMRLLPDGSLELTTDKFARSIELSGDAGGDEFGWFFDDNYFDLLPGQTKIVRILGRHQSGKITARPWYSPHARTIDWRVP; encoded by the coding sequence ATGGCCGCCAAAGCCGCATGGACCACCACCGAACTCTCGGCCGGTTGGCGGATAAAGTCGCTCGCTCCCGGCGGTGAGGTCCCCATCGCGCTGCTCACCGAAGCGGCCACCGGACAAGGCGCCGATTGGCTCTCCGTTAACCAGATGCCCCGCATGGTCCACGAAGTGTTGCTCGACCATAAGCAGATCGAAGCTCCCTGGCTGCCCGGTAAAACCGCTGCCTGCGCTTGGGTGGCTGAGCGCGATTGGGTCTACGCCACGCGCTTCACCGCTCCGGATCCAGCTTCGCCGGCGTATCTGCGCTTCGATGGCCTCGATACGATCGTGGCCATTTGGCTCAACGGCAAAAAAATCGCGGAGACCCAGAACATGTTTGTCGCCCACCGCCTCCCGTTGGCCGGTCACCTGCAAAAAGATAACACTCTCGTCCTACATTTCCGCTCGGTGTTCGCGCCCGCCGACGGCAAACTGAAGCCACTCAGCCAATATCGCGGCCAGCCGGTCCGCCGCTCGGATCAAAACTATCTCAACTATCTCGGCCCCGACCAACTCCTGTCGCGGGTCGGCGTGTTTGACCGCATCGCCTTGCAAACAACCGAAGGCTCCGAACTCTCTGAAACCATCGTCGCAGCCTCGGTGGACGAAACCCTCCAGCATGGACGTCTGACCGTCGACGTCAGTGGCGTGACTGGCGCCCGCCCCACCCAAGTCACCACGCGCCTGCTCGATGCCAGTGGCCAAACGCTCGACACCCAATCAACTGCGATCACGGTCGATCCCGAGGGGAACTTCACCGTCCAGCTGCTGTTGTCCATTGCCCAGCCGCGATTGTGGTGGCCCCGCGGGTATGGCGACCAGCCGCTCTACACCGTGGAAACAGCTCTCGTCGTCGATGGGCACGATCATCAAGTGGTGCGCAAGAAGGTCGGCTTCCGACGCATCACCCAATCCTCGCCCCTGCACTTCGTGGTGAACAACGTGCCGGTCCGCCTCTGGGGTGGCTGCTGGGTCACGCCCGATTGCCACACCGCCGTGTGGGATCCCACTCGCGCCGACCGCCTGTTCGCCCTCGCTGAGAACGCCCACTTTAATGCGTTCCGGGTTTGGGGAGTCGTCGAGCCGCCGCGAGATGAGTTCTACGAACTGGCCGACACCCGCGGCTTCCTGATCTGGCAAGATTTCCCCTCGCTGCCGCTCGGGCCCAGTCCGACCAACCGCGCCCAAAGCCTGGCTGATGCCGAGTTCATGCTCAAACGCCTCCAGCATCATCCGTCGATCCTCTCATGGTGTGGCGGCAACGAAAACGCCCTGTGGCATCACCCCGAATACAACGGCAAGCTTGAGGACCGCGGTCCTTGGCCCGGCCAGGCCACTGCCGAGGAGGTCGGGGAACTATGCCGACGTCTCGATCCCGACCGCTATTTCCAGCCGACCTCGCCCTATGGCGGCATTGATCCCAACGACCCGCAGCAAATCAACACCCATGGCTATACAAATCTCTGGTACGTGCCTGGCTACGATTATCTGAACTTCGCGAGCGAGGACACGCGCATCGCCGCACCCACTCTCGCCACCGTCAAACGTATGATGCATCCCGCGGACGTCTGGCCCGCCGGCTACTCTGCCCTCTTCAAGCCCGGCACCGTTTATCCCTTCCCGCAGGAGTGGCTGAAATATACCACCAGCTTTAGCTGGAAAAAAACGGGACCCATCGAGCAATATTATGACGCCACCGACGCCGCCTCGCTCGTACACCGACTCGGCATGGCCGAATCGCAGTATTACACCGAGACCGTCGAACGCCAACGCCGGGGCCGCGCAGCCGACGACCCCACCGACCGGCGCCGATGCGGAGGCTACCTCGTCTGGAAATTCAACGACTCTTGGCCTCAGATCTACAGCGGCAAGGTCGACTACTTCCTCGAACCCTATCACGCTTATTATGGGCTGCGCCGCGCTTTCGCGCCCGTGATGCTGTCCTTCGAGATCGGCACTTACGTCTGGTTATGGGCCGTCAACGACAGTCCCTCACCCGTCAGCGGCACCATCAGCATCGAGCTCTTCCACCTCGAACAGAATCGGGTTCGTAAGACGATCACGCGCCCGGTGCAACTGGCGCCGGGCCGCTCCCAAGTCGTCGTGCGGCTCGACCAGGCCGGCATCGGTTCCTTTCGTCGCGAGCACATTTTGTCCGCCACTCTCACCACGGCCGATGGGCGCGAACTCGCCCGCACCGTCGCGCTCGCTGATATCGAACGCAATGTCGCGTTCCCCGCCGCCACGCTTGAGATGCGCCTACTTCCCGATGGCTCGCTCGAACTCACGACCGACAAATTCGCCCGCTCCATTGAGCTCAGCGGCGACGCCGGGGGCGACGAGTTCGGCTGGTTTTTCGACGACAATTATTTCGACCTCCTACCCGGTCAAACCAAGATCGTGCGCATTCTCGGCCGCCATCAGTCCGGCAAAATCACGGCGCGTCCCTGGTATTCGCCTCACGCGCGCACCATCGACTGGCGCGTGCCTTGA
- a CDS encoding 3-keto-disaccharide hydrolase: MKLPIPLAALCLALLPAVRAEPQSLFNGHNLNGWKVAVADQGFLDQQDIFVVHDGLIHVYPTQKHGSKQPYAGLVTEQTYSHYRLSMEYKWGENKFHPRFDMVRDAGIMFHLHGPVTMWPDSVECQIQEGDTGDLWIVGAQASSPVQDVIRNHSPRGKIETRGGRQPRFARFHRAYCWETPGWNTVVVEVRGDQARFFVNGQLVNEARDMRHWDEARKQWVPLDRGPILLQAEGAELFYRNIRIEELSPDAPRETRGS; the protein is encoded by the coding sequence ATGAAACTTCCCATCCCACTCGCCGCACTCTGCCTCGCCCTCCTCCCCGCCGTCCGGGCCGAGCCCCAATCCCTCTTCAACGGCCATAACCTCAATGGGTGGAAAGTCGCCGTCGCCGACCAGGGCTTCCTCGACCAACAGGACATTTTCGTCGTCCACGACGGACTTATCCATGTGTATCCGACCCAGAAGCACGGTAGTAAACAGCCCTACGCGGGGCTCGTGACGGAGCAAACGTATAGTCACTACCGGCTGAGTATGGAATACAAGTGGGGCGAGAACAAGTTTCACCCACGCTTCGACATGGTGCGCGATGCCGGCATCATGTTTCATCTCCACGGCCCCGTGACAATGTGGCCCGACAGCGTCGAATGCCAGATTCAGGAAGGCGATACCGGCGACCTCTGGATCGTCGGCGCCCAAGCCAGCTCCCCCGTGCAGGACGTCATCCGCAATCATTCCCCGCGCGGCAAAATCGAGACCCGCGGCGGCCGCCAGCCGCGCTTCGCCCGCTTCCACCGCGCCTATTGCTGGGAAACCCCTGGATGGAACACAGTGGTGGTCGAAGTTCGCGGCGATCAGGCCCGGTTCTTCGTCAACGGCCAGCTCGTCAACGAGGCACGCGACATGAGGCATTGGGACGAGGCCCGCAAGCAATGGGTTCCCCTCGACCGCGGTCCCATCCTGCTCCAGGCCGAAGGCGCCGAGCTGTTCTACCGAAACATCCGGATCGAAGAGCTCAGCCCGGACGCGCCGCGGGAGACACGCGGCAGCTGA
- a CDS encoding aldose epimerase family protein, with translation MKLRIFLPIALLGLTALHANAAAPAAITTTTFGRLPDGQEATLYSLVNAHGIRADITDYGAIIVRLFTPDRAGRLDDVVLGYNSLEDYVKATPYFGAIVGRYGNRIANGKFSLDGRTYSLATNNAPADIPCHLHGGKVGFDKVLWSATPAIAGNVPSLRLRYRSANGEEGYPGNLEVTVTYTLGNDNTLRIDYLATTDEATPVNLTQHSYFNLKGEGRGDILGHVLTIKAAHTTSVNAGLIPTGTLAPVADTPFDFTTPHAIGERIDQAGDEQLKFGGGYDHNWVLDSQNGALALAATVFEPLSGRTLEVWTEEPGLQFYSGNFLDSSKVGKSGRPYHYRNGFCLETQHYPDSPNQPTFPSTILRPGKEYRTSTLYKFGTR, from the coding sequence ATGAAACTCCGAATCTTCCTGCCGATCGCCTTGCTTGGTCTCACTGCGCTTCACGCGAACGCTGCCGCGCCGGCTGCGATCACCACCACGACGTTTGGGCGCCTGCCCGACGGCCAAGAAGCCACCCTCTATTCGCTCGTCAATGCCCACGGCATCCGGGCCGACATCACCGACTACGGCGCGATCATCGTGCGCCTCTTCACACCTGATCGCGCCGGCCGGCTCGACGACGTGGTGCTCGGCTACAACTCGCTGGAAGACTACGTGAAGGCCACGCCCTATTTTGGCGCCATCGTCGGCCGCTACGGCAACCGGATCGCCAACGGGAAATTTTCCCTCGACGGGCGCACCTACTCGCTAGCCACCAACAATGCTCCCGCGGACATTCCCTGCCACCTGCACGGCGGCAAGGTCGGCTTCGATAAGGTGCTCTGGTCCGCCACACCGGCCATCGCCGGAAACGTCCCGTCCCTCCGCCTGCGCTACCGCAGCGCCAACGGCGAGGAAGGCTACCCCGGCAACCTCGAGGTCACCGTCACCTACACCCTCGGCAATGACAACACGCTGCGGATCGACTACCTGGCCACAACCGACGAGGCGACCCCGGTCAATCTCACGCAGCACTCCTACTTCAATCTGAAGGGTGAGGGGCGCGGTGACATTCTCGGCCACGTTCTCACAATCAAGGCCGCACACACGACTTCAGTGAACGCGGGATTGATCCCGACCGGCACGTTGGCGCCGGTCGCGGACACACCCTTCGATTTCACCACGCCCCACGCCATCGGCGAACGCATCGACCAGGCCGGAGATGAACAGTTGAAATTCGGCGGAGGCTACGATCACAACTGGGTGCTCGATTCCCAGAATGGCGCCCTGGCCCTCGCCGCGACTGTGTTCGAGCCGCTCTCCGGCCGCACCCTCGAGGTCTGGACCGAGGAACCGGGCCTGCAATTCTACAGCGGCAACTTCCTCGACTCCTCCAAGGTCGGGAAGAGCGGCCGACCCTATCACTATCGCAACGGCTTCTGCCTTGAGACCCAGCATTATCCCGATTCCCCGAATCAACCAACCTTCCCCTCCACCATCCTGCGGCCCGGCAAGGAGTATCGCACATCGACTCTCTACAAGTTCGGGACCCGCTGA
- a CDS encoding 3-keto-disaccharide hydrolase, with protein sequence MHRSLPTCLLLLSSVLTALLRAADAPAWQQLLDAQLSRWEVWIGVPHSSVTGLPSDTPQSDNVTKGTPLGLNHDPKKVFSVIEQDGQLVLKITGEIYGGLTTLASYGDYHFSCQVRWGEKKWPPRENLRRDSGLLYHCTGPHGAFWNVWKRCVEFQVQEKDFGDLFMLAGTGGDVRYRDLEVKAQYDPKGIWDPTQPLRPLGRVQRSADHESPHGEWSTLEIYTVGHRAIHLVNGHVVMAIENIRVNQSGSLSSGQIQIQSEGAEVYYRDIKLRPITRFPDNLARAAGFSP encoded by the coding sequence ATGCACCGCTCCCTCCCCACCTGCCTGCTCCTGCTCTCCTCCGTCCTGACTGCTTTGCTCCGGGCGGCTGACGCCCCCGCCTGGCAACAGCTGCTCGATGCCCAACTCTCCCGGTGGGAGGTCTGGATCGGCGTCCCCCACTCCAGCGTCACCGGCCTGCCGTCGGATACGCCGCAGTCGGACAACGTCACCAAGGGCACACCCCTCGGCCTCAACCACGATCCCAAGAAAGTCTTCTCCGTCATCGAGCAGGACGGTCAGCTCGTCCTGAAGATCACCGGAGAAATCTACGGCGGTCTCACCACCCTCGCCAGTTACGGCGACTATCACTTCTCCTGCCAGGTCCGCTGGGGTGAAAAGAAATGGCCGCCCCGCGAAAATCTCCGCCGCGACTCCGGCCTGCTCTACCACTGCACCGGCCCGCACGGCGCTTTCTGGAACGTCTGGAAACGGTGCGTCGAGTTTCAGGTTCAGGAAAAGGACTTCGGCGATCTCTTCATGCTCGCGGGCACCGGCGGCGACGTCCGCTACCGCGACCTTGAAGTGAAGGCCCAATACGACCCCAAGGGCATCTGGGATCCCACCCAGCCCCTCCGTCCCCTCGGCCGTGTCCAACGCTCGGCTGACCACGAGAGCCCCCACGGCGAATGGAGCACGCTCGAGATCTACACCGTCGGCCACCGCGCCATCCACCTCGTCAACGGCCACGTCGTCATGGCGATCGAAAATATCCGCGTGAACCAGTCAGGTTCGCTCTCCTCCGGCCAGATCCAGATCCAGTCCGAGGGCGCCGAGGTTTACTACCGCGACATCAAGCTCCGCCCCATCACCCGGTTTCCCGATAATCTGGCCCGAGCCGCTGGTTTTTCACCCTGA
- a CDS encoding DUF362 domain-containing protein, whose translation MGIGRGLYPGRVVWAQDFKATKWDGVTGKWWEAPNIDQPIVERMLSDTLRTLTGASTDTAAWEQLFRYYNRTHGRGDRGYRPGEMVTIKVNMNPDEKPGEWTNAGFPSPHMTYALMQQLIEHAGIPGNCIVITDPSRPIKDMLLSQIRADVRPDYQDIVVADREGTTARRILAEPDLTVPVNFQIPHADGTIEKTDLYLPKVYTQADYLIDYCVVRPHRVFGLTLSFKNHFGSVYNAQRKRFTPDILHSFAIWDYPTPYSHGHYNGLVPLLGHKDVDGKTILYLAEGLYTSPNQGTITTVVRWQTLGNRWFSSVLASCDPVALDSVALDLITTEPNLTMQPDGKPNPSFNGNIDGYLHEAALADHPPSGVVYDPEADGMPLNSLGVHEHWNNPVDKQYSRNLGKDTGVELVRLIAN comes from the coding sequence ATGGGAATCGGCCGGGGGCTCTACCCCGGACGCGTTGTCTGGGCGCAGGATTTCAAGGCCACCAAATGGGACGGCGTCACGGGCAAATGGTGGGAAGCCCCCAACATCGACCAGCCCATCGTCGAGCGCATGCTCTCCGACACACTGCGCACCCTCACCGGCGCGTCCACCGACACCGCCGCTTGGGAGCAACTGTTCCGCTACTACAACCGAACCCACGGTCGCGGGGATCGCGGATACCGGCCGGGCGAAATGGTCACGATCAAGGTCAACATGAATCCCGACGAAAAGCCGGGCGAGTGGACCAACGCCGGTTTTCCGAGCCCCCACATGACCTACGCCTTGATGCAGCAGCTCATCGAGCACGCCGGCATCCCGGGTAACTGCATCGTCATCACTGATCCCTCCCGCCCCATCAAGGATATGCTCCTATCCCAGATCCGCGCGGACGTCCGACCCGACTACCAGGACATCGTCGTGGCCGACCGCGAAGGCACCACCGCACGCCGCATCCTGGCCGAGCCCGACTTGACCGTGCCCGTGAACTTCCAGATTCCCCACGCCGACGGCACGATCGAAAAAACCGACCTCTATCTGCCCAAGGTCTACACGCAGGCCGATTACCTCATCGACTACTGCGTCGTGCGCCCCCACCGCGTATTTGGCCTCACCCTGTCATTCAAGAATCACTTCGGCTCCGTCTACAACGCCCAGCGCAAGCGCTTCACCCCTGACATCCTCCACAGCTTCGCCATCTGGGACTACCCGACACCTTACTCGCACGGCCACTACAACGGCCTCGTGCCGCTCCTCGGCCACAAGGACGTCGATGGCAAGACCATCCTCTATCTGGCCGAGGGCCTCTATACCTCGCCCAACCAGGGCACCATCACGACGGTTGTTCGATGGCAGACTCTCGGCAACCGCTGGTTTTCCAGCGTGCTCGCCTCCTGCGATCCCGTGGCGCTTGATTCGGTCGCCCTCGACCTGATCACCACCGAGCCCAACCTCACCATGCAGCCCGATGGCAAGCCCAACCCGAGCTTTAACGGCAACATCGACGGCTACCTGCACGAAGCCGCTCTCGCCGATCATCCGCCCTCCGGCGTCGTTTACGATCCCGAGGCCGACGGCATGCCTTTGAATAGCCTCGGTGTCCATGAACATTGGAACAATCCGGTAGACAAACAATACTCCCGCAATCTCGGCAAGGACACCGGCGTCGAATTGGTGCGGTTGATCGCCAATTAA
- a CDS encoding nucleoside hydrolase-like domain-containing protein — protein MKSSFVLLASGLLLAAATTFGDVPKPVVWIYTDMSDKTIPGKNHMGTVNDPDDISAMAGYLLLANEFDTRAIIVASTHRPEHATTPDQAAWADRFIGDAYRAEVANLNANLGGGFPADITFTQSSIKESAERYDPARTYASLNAYPTVRALFDVAAREPAGGLINVLIWGSTTEPAILVNHCLATGRADVLKKLRFIAHWTNSPLHQGTPENPEHVANCREDAAACAFLKQTAAAGRIDYRECGAIGQHGIVGGAPRGAEYYEAFKVSRLGRIFAEGKFVNGSVDHSDSATYWVLLGTMGVTLADIPADGTNTAAREQANEDKFRAQARALHEELLRRARAADGRR, from the coding sequence ATGAAATCCTCCTTCGTCCTGCTCGCCTCTGGACTCCTCCTGGCCGCCGCCACGACATTCGGCGACGTGCCCAAACCTGTTGTCTGGATCTACACCGACATGTCCGACAAAACCATCCCGGGCAAAAACCACATGGGCACCGTCAACGACCCGGACGACATCTCCGCCATGGCCGGCTACCTCCTGCTGGCGAACGAATTCGACACCCGCGCCATCATCGTCGCGAGCACCCATCGTCCCGAGCACGCCACCACGCCCGACCAGGCGGCGTGGGCCGATCGCTTCATCGGCGACGCCTATCGCGCCGAGGTCGCCAATCTCAACGCCAACCTCGGCGGCGGGTTTCCCGCCGACATCACCTTCACCCAATCCTCCATCAAGGAATCCGCCGAGCGCTACGACCCTGCCAGGACCTACGCTTCGCTCAACGCCTATCCCACCGTGCGCGCCCTCTTCGACGTGGCGGCGCGCGAACCCGCTGGCGGCCTGATCAACGTCCTCATCTGGGGCTCGACCACCGAGCCCGCCATCCTCGTCAACCACTGCCTCGCCACCGGTCGCGCCGACGTGCTGAAAAAACTCCGCTTCATCGCCCATTGGACCAATTCCCCCCTGCACCAGGGCACGCCGGAAAATCCCGAGCACGTCGCCAACTGCCGCGAGGACGCCGCCGCCTGCGCCTTCCTGAAGCAAACCGCCGCCGCCGGCCGGATCGACTACCGCGAATGCGGCGCCATCGGGCAGCACGGCATCGTCGGCGGCGCGCCGCGCGGCGCGGAATACTACGAGGCCTTCAAGGTCAGCCGCCTCGGCCGGATTTTCGCCGAGGGCAAGTTTGTCAACGGCAGCGTCGATCATTCCGACTCCGCGACCTACTGGGTCCTGCTCGGGACCATGGGAGTCACCCTCGCCGACATTCCCGCCGACGGCACCAACACCGCCGCCCGCGAGCAGGCCAACGAGGACAAGTTCCGCGCCCAGGCCCGCGCCCTCCACGAGGAACTACTCCGCCGCGCCCGCGCCGCTGACGGCCGGCGCTGA
- a CDS encoding glycoside hydrolase family 43 protein — MVIAGSELPAAAETRAPVEGVFAWANPITDGLNRYGQKDVHILADAGNWYLVATEMRVPAQEKRGLVLYRSPDLVHWREVSLLFDRETIPADSWYRDEWLAPEIHQINGKYFALFHCRNNRQRPYRLPGFGLAVADHIEGPYRNLTPDRPLYWGNNTNLFAAPDGRIHLYWDRDGRIYSAELDPEKGSLKTEPGEILGPATLGKQFRFLDAPFVTERNGRYYMITSSFYAGYIIRVRYLTASSADGPWTMAAEPLLTFIESEADSTLRMPYPPGYSFAPPTQVIFHHQIFRGPGGLDYLAYHSSEKYSEPHLVIEPIKFDGAGGLVVPAPKQPQHSVSLP; from the coding sequence ATGGTCATCGCCGGGAGTGAACTGCCCGCCGCTGCTGAAACCAGGGCGCCGGTTGAGGGGGTTTTTGCCTGGGCTAATCCAATCACTGACGGCCTCAACCGTTACGGCCAGAAGGATGTCCATATCCTGGCCGACGCCGGCAACTGGTATCTGGTGGCTACGGAGATGCGTGTGCCAGCACAGGAGAAGCGTGGGCTAGTACTTTATCGTTCTCCGGACCTGGTGCATTGGCGGGAGGTGTCGCTGCTTTTTGACCGGGAGACCATTCCGGCGGATTCGTGGTATCGCGACGAATGGCTGGCGCCGGAGATCCATCAGATCAACGGCAAGTATTTCGCGCTCTTTCACTGCCGGAACAACCGGCAGCGGCCTTACCGGCTGCCAGGTTTCGGTTTGGCTGTGGCCGACCATATAGAGGGACCTTACCGCAACCTCACGCCGGACCGGCCGCTCTATTGGGGAAACAACACCAACCTCTTCGCCGCCCCGGACGGCCGCATTCATCTCTATTGGGATCGCGACGGACGGATCTATTCCGCCGAGCTTGATCCCGAGAAGGGGTCGCTGAAGACGGAACCAGGGGAAATCCTCGGACCGGCTACACTGGGCAAACAGTTCCGCTTTCTGGACGCGCCGTTTGTGACGGAACGGAACGGACGATACTACATGATCACCTCTTCCTTCTACGCTGGTTACATCATCCGGGTGCGCTACCTGACAGCGTCATCGGCCGACGGCCCCTGGACGATGGCTGCGGAACCGCTGCTGACCTTTATCGAGAGTGAGGCGGACTCGACTCTCCGCATGCCATATCCGCCGGGATACTCATTCGCCCCGCCGACCCAGGTGATCTTTCATCACCAGATATTCCGCGGACCAGGCGGCCTGGACTACTTAGCCTATCACAGCTCGGAGAAATACTCCGAGCCGCACCTGGTCATTGAGCCAATCAAGTTTGACGGCGCCGGTGGCCTGGTGGTTCCGGCGCCCAAGCAGCCCCAGCACAGCGTTTCCCTCCCATGA